The Paenibacillus wynnii DNA window TTGAATCGTCCGCTTAAACACTTCGTTCCGAACCTCATTCAACATTAAGGATAATATAATTGGAACAGGAAAGAAGAAAACAAGACTAAGCAAATTAATGGCTAGCGTATTTCTTAATAACATGAAGAAATCCGGATTATTGAAGAACAAGGTGAAATTTTCAAAACCAACCCATTCACTCTTTAAAAACCCTAGAAATGGGGAATAATCTTGAAACGCGATCAGTACACCCCACATCGGTGTATACTTAAAGATAATCATACATAACAACCCTGGTAAGCCCAGCAGATATAAATATCTATCACGCTTTAGCTTGTTCCAAACTTTGTTCTGTCGTTGAATGGGCTTCTTCGCTTGGAAATTTGCTACTTTCATATTATTTGTAGTGCTCATATGCATCTCCCTCACTTTTATCCGAGTACTGTGCTCGGTTGTCTATGGCCTGACTATATAACATGGTTCCCTTTCCTGCACTAAGACTTATTTGGATGATGTAGTGCGTAAGAAATGCCGTAGATTCAGGCTTTTGTAACCCTTTACAAAAAACTCTCAAGTACAGAAAACCCTCTACATACTGATTAACTATTGCAGCAAGAATTAATGGAGTATATATTTATACCTGAAAGTGCCGATCTGAATTCGAATTCCCCTAGGAAGGTGAGAACAAGCTGAAACTTAATACTGGGAAATATACCAAACACATTAGTAGTTCCAAAATTCACTCGTCTTTCTTTAGAAAAAGTCTCGTAATTGTTTTGCTGATCACCTGTTTGCCCACAGCTCTTATTGGCTTAAGTCTTTACTTTATTGGCGTAAACCAAATTGAATCTGAAGTGAGCAAGACACACCAGGCAAGACTGAATCAAGTGTCTAGACAAATGGATGAACAGTTGTCCCAAATGGAAATAAGAATGTCAAATTGGGTTTTCAATCCTATGTTTGGGTCAAAGCTCAAACATATTAATTTCAGTCAGGAAGTTGATTTCACCAGAGATCTGCTTAAGACATTATTAGTTATGCAGGAAACAAACCCACTCATTGCGGAAGTCTATTTGTATATAGATGACAATAAAACGCTAATAAGCAGCTCGCGCGGCGTGAATAGAATCCAGGAGCCTTCAGATACTTCATATTCTGGTTTTCGAAAATTAATGGAAACCAATCAGAATTTCTTCTGGACTAAATCACTATTTATACCGGGAATATCCGATAATCCGTTACTTCATACAGAACTTAAGTACAATCTGATTCACAAACTGCCCAGTGATTCATCAGATAAATATGGGGTTCTTGTGGTTCGGTTGGATGAAGCCAAAGTGAAATTATTGTTCAGTGAGATCGAAGATTCCGAGGCAACCCTTTTACTCGATCATGAAGGAGATATATTAAGCAGAGGAGACCAAAAGTCACCCCATAAAGCCTTTCTGGAGGAATCCGTTCGTAATAAGGTATTTGCCCACTGGAAGGATCAAAAACAAGAAACATTTCCGACCAGATTGGAGAATAAAAATTATTCGATCTCTTACTACACATTCTCCAGGCTAGATACGAACTGGATTTTCGCAACTGCTTATGATGTTTCAAATGTACTCCGACCCGTAATCGTCATGTCTCGTGTGATTATGATAATAAGTGTAAGCGGCCTCTTAACTGCGATCATTCTATCTTGGCTCGCTTCTCAGAGGTTATATCAACCTATAGCCCGATTAATTGGTGCTATATCAAATGGTAAACTGCAACGCGGGATGGAGAATGGTGATGAGCTAAGATTTATTGAGAAGGAATGGAACAATTTATCACGGGAGAGCCAAATCTTACAGACTCGGGTCGAAGAACAACTTCCTACCCTTCGAGAAGGGTTCATGCTGCAGCTGGTTCAGGGTCGCCTCTATTATTTATCTGATAATGAACTTAAATCCAGATTGTCATATTACGGTTGGAAGACGGTTGACCAACAATTCACAGTCATTCTGTTGCAGTTAAACGGATTGATGAATGTAGGAGGGAAATTTACTGAGGAGGATGAGCAACTAGTCACCTTTGCGGCCGCTAATATTGTAGATGAACTTACCGACATACGCTTAGAGCAGACCTATGTTATTAATTTTCAGGACTCGACCGTAGGCATCATTATAGGAATGCCATTAGATTTACCAGTTTCTACAATTAAGAAGGAATTAACTCAACTTTCTGAGGAGATCATTTCTATATTGGACAACATCCTTAAACTTCAAGTAACGGTGTGTATGGGTCCTCTCAGCCCGATTCTTGGACGAGTCCCAAAAATGATTGAAGAAGCGCGTCACACTCTTAAATTTCGTAAGCTGATCGAAGATAACCAGATCATTGATATGGATTCGCTATTAGTTACAGGCGATTTTACTTTTGTATATCCTTTTGAGATAGAGAAAGAACTGATCTATGCTATCCGATTGGGACAACGTGAAGAAGCTTTTAGCAGAGCTGAAGATTTCGTAGCTGAATTAGAAAAAAATGTAGGTGTACAGCATTTCGTTCAGCAAGCTATGGCGCAATTGGTTGGTAATATTAACAACGCCCTGCTTCAAGCAGGATTCAATGTCTACAGCATCTATAAAGGCCAGAACATATATGGGGAGATTCAGCAGCTTAGACAAACACAGGAAATGCTGAAATGGTTCAAGAATATGATCATTACTCCTTATTTAACTGAAATGAATGAGACTTACAATTCGCAAATGACACAAGTCGTAGAGAAGGTAGTCCGCCTAGTTGATGATAGATACATGACGGACCTGTCATTAGAGGAATGTGCTGATTTGCTCGGAGTAAATGTCTCTTCCCTCAGCAAAACGTTCAAGCAAATTAAGGGAATTAATTATGTTGATTATGTAACTAATGTGCGTATCGAAGCCTCAAAAAAACTGTTAGAGGAAACGAATATGAAAATTAGCGAAATTGCAGAGAAGGTCGGTTATCAGCATTCCTGGTTTAATCGAGTATTTAAGAAGTCTGAAGGGGTTACACCGACTCAATACAGAGAAAATAAACAATAGAGCTTTGTTTTTACAGGAAAAGGCCGCCATTCGATTAGTTGAATGGTGGCCTTTTTTCTTTATTATATAGATTGAACTAAAGATTTTTAGTATAAAGGATTAGTCGCACTGCGGTGAATGTTTGGACTTCCGGCCGCTGTTGTCTACAGATTTCTTTGAATCATACCGCTCTTCGCGGTAGAAATCCGTAGACAAAGGCGATCGCTAACGCTCCTACAGTTCCAAAATCCCCCTTCGCCACTCCGTTCCCTTTTCTCTAATTTTAAAGTTCATTTTATATAGTTTAAAATTCTAACCGCGAATGGAACCCTCCTATTCTTGGGTAGCCAACTAAGCCTCTATCTGTTTGTTCTGCTCGATGAGTGCAATTCGCTGCTGAACACAAGCAAATGATCGCGCAGCATCCTCAGGCGTATTCATTACGTAATCTAATAGTTGCTCAATTGTTGTTGTAGCTACATGACATCGTGTATCTGAGGATGCGTAATATATGAATACATCGCCATTGTCCTTAGCCACAATACCATTGCAGAATAAGACATTGGATACATCTCCAATTCGTTCTTCTCCCTCAGGTGCCATGAAATATCCACCCGGACGGTTTGTGATGAGCCATGGCTTATCGAGATCAGCCAGAAATGCGTAGAGCACATATCGTAATCCGGCTGCCGTATTTCTCACGCCATGCGCGATCGTCAACCAGCCCTTTTCGGTTTTAATGGGTGCAGGACCCATTCCATTCTTGGATTCCTTAATGGTATGGTATTGCTTCGGCTCGATTATGATTTCTTGTTCC harbors:
- a CDS encoding response regulator transcription factor; the encoded protein is MSNWVFNPMFGSKLKHINFSQEVDFTRDLLKTLLVMQETNPLIAEVYLYIDDNKTLISSSRGVNRIQEPSDTSYSGFRKLMETNQNFFWTKSLFIPGISDNPLLHTELKYNLIHKLPSDSSDKYGVLVVRLDEAKVKLLFSEIEDSEATLLLDHEGDILSRGDQKSPHKAFLEESVRNKVFAHWKDQKQETFPTRLENKNYSISYYTFSRLDTNWIFATAYDVSNVLRPVIVMSRVIMIISVSGLLTAIILSWLASQRLYQPIARLIGAISNGKLQRGMENGDELRFIEKEWNNLSRESQILQTRVEEQLPTLREGFMLQLVQGRLYYLSDNELKSRLSYYGWKTVDQQFTVILLQLNGLMNVGGKFTEEDEQLVTFAAANIVDELTDIRLEQTYVINFQDSTVGIIIGMPLDLPVSTIKKELTQLSEEIISILDNILKLQVTVCMGPLSPILGRVPKMIEEARHTLKFRKLIEDNQIIDMDSLLVTGDFTFVYPFEIEKELIYAIRLGQREEAFSRAEDFVAELEKNVGVQHFVQQAMAQLVGNINNALLQAGFNVYSIYKGQNIYGEIQQLRQTQEMLKWFKNMIITPYLTEMNETYNSQMTQVVEKVVRLVDDRYMTDLSLEECADLLGVNVSSLSKTFKQIKGINYVDYVTNVRIEASKKLLEETNMKISEIAEKVGYQHSWFNRVFKKSEGVTPTQYRENKQ